TCGTAAACGCACTCGGGCTTGGGCCAGGATGTTGCCGCGTTGTTCAGGTAAACCTCCATTTAAAAACCTCCTCTCCTGAAGTACAAATCCCAAAAAGCAAAATCCTAAGAGAAAATTGAGCTTAATAAAGGCGAATCTCGGCCTTGGACCACGCGTGGCGGAGTTTGGCCAGGTGCTCTTTTCCCTCCCGTCGGTGCTGGAGGCAGTGCTTAAGGCGTACAATGTCCTCGGGCGCAACGAACTCATCCAGAAGTTGCTTAATTCCGGCTCCTGCATGTGCCCAGAGGGGGTGGGAAGGAACGAGGTGGTAAAAGACCATCTGGCCGTTCCGGCGGTCGGCAATCAGTCCGGCGTCTTTTAAAATGCCCAGGTGGTGGGAAACCCGGGGCTGGGGAAGATTGAGGATCAGTTCGATTTCGCATACACATAGCTCTGCATGGATGAGGAGCGCCAGGATTCGCAGCCTGGTTTCGTCTCCTAAGGCGCGGAATGCTTCTGCGATTTTCCGCATGATCATCCCCTTTTCTGGATAAGCTGGATTGAGAAAAGAAAGTTTCGATAAGATTTGATAAAGGTTGAAATTAATAAAAGTATCTAAATATCTAGATAAATAAATTATAAAACATAAAAAAGGAAAAAGCAATCGAAATTTGAGCTGAGGATCGGCCGGGGGATTATGCTTCCTGCCGGGCCCGGGTCAGGGAGATCAGGTCCCGGGCGTTGGCCACCGCCCAGCCTCCGGCATCGTTGTTGAAGTAGGCGTAAACATCCCTGCCGCTCTCCAGCCACTCCCGGATTCTTTTGGCCCAGCGTTCCAGTTCTTCCTTTGTGTAGCACGAAGTATAAACCTTCTCGCTTCCGTGAAACCGCAGGTAGACGAAGTCTGCAGTCACCTCAAGGGTCTGCGGCCACCTGGGGGAGTCCGCAATGCAGAGGCCGAAGTTGTTTTGGTGCAGGATTTCGTAAACCTCAGGGGAGAACCAGGAATTGTGGCGGAATTCAAAGGCGTGCCGTGCGGCGCGCGCGGTATCGTTGCCCTGTACCAACCTGCAGAATTCGGCGAGGAGCCCGGGGTCCCCCCGAAGGCCCGGGGGCAGCTGCCAGAGGACCACCGCGAGTTTTTCCTGGAGTTTTTCTGCCCGGCCGAAGAAGGCGGCAAGGGGT
The sequence above is drawn from the Bacillota bacterium genome and encodes:
- a CDS encoding DUF72 domain-containing protein, which encodes MADLRVGTSGYNYPHWRGAFYPKEIPGRRWLNFYAAHFNTVELNVTFYRLPLAKTFASWYDSTPPDFRFAVKGSRMITHIKRLRDVAEPLAAFFGRAEKLQEKLAVVLWQLPPGLRGDPGLLAEFCRLVQGNDTARAARHAFEFRHNSWFSPEVYEILHQNNFGLCIADSPRWPQTLEVTADFVYLRFHGSEKVYTSCYTKEELERWAKRIREWLESGRDVYAYFNNDAGGWAVANARDLISLTRARQEA
- a CDS encoding winged helix-turn-helix transcriptional regulator, which encodes MIMRKIAEAFRALGDETRLRILALLIHAELCVCEIELILNLPQPRVSHHLGILKDAGLIADRRNGQMVFYHLVPSHPLWAHAGAGIKQLLDEFVAPEDIVRLKHCLQHRREGKEHLAKLRHAWSKAEIRLY